The following are encoded in a window of Cervus canadensis isolate Bull #8, Minnesota chromosome 11, ASM1932006v1, whole genome shotgun sequence genomic DNA:
- the LOC122450630 gene encoding olfactory receptor 51V1, whose product MIALVSPNMNSSSFLLTGFSGLEQQYPWISVPFSTIYAVVLLGNCLVLYVIWTEPSLHQPMFYFLAMLAITDLCMGLSTVNTVQGILLGLIQEISLDSCITQAYFIHGLSFMESSVLLTMAFDRYIAICNPLHYSSILTNSRITKIGLTILGRSFFFITPPIIRLKYFYYCRPHILSHSFCLHQDLLRLACSDVRFNSYYALMLVICTLLLDAVLILFSYVLILKSVLAIASREEQRKSFQTCISHICAVLVFYIPIISLTMVHRFGKHLSPVVHVLMGNIYILFPPLMNPIIYSVKIQQIRSRILRLFSLKIC is encoded by the coding sequence ATGATAGCTTTAGTAAGCCCTAACATgaactcctcctccttccttcttactGGATTTTCTGGTCTGGAGCAGCAATATCCTTGGatctctgttcccttctccaccaTTTATGCTGTTGTTCTTTTGGGTAACTGCCTGGTGCTCTATGTAATCTGGACAGAACCTAGCCTGCACCAACCCATGTTCTACTTCCTGGCCATGCTGGCCATCACTGATTTGTGCATGGGACTGTCCACAGTGAACACAGTGCAGGGGATCCTGTTGGGGTTGATTCAAGAGATCAGCCTGGATTCCTGCATTACCCAGGCCTATTTCATCCACGGTCTGTCCTTCATGGAATCCTCTGTTCTCCTGACTATGGCATTTGACCGGTACATTGCAATTTGCAATCCATTGCATTATTCCTCCATCCTAACTAATTCCAGAATTACCAAAATCGGGCTCACCATTTTAGGTAGGAGTTTCTTCTTTATTACACCCCCTATCATCCGTTTGAAATACTTCTACTACTGCCGTCCCCACATCCTCTCTCACTCATTCTGCCTGCACCAAGACCTTCTCCGCCTAGCCTGCTCAGACGTTCGATTCAACAGCTACTATGCCCTGATGCTGGTTATTTGCACACTATTGTTGGATGCTGTACTTATCCTCTTCTCCTATGTCCTGATTCTTAAGTCAGTGCTGGCAATCGCTTCTCGGGAGGAACAGCGTAAGTCATTTCAGACATGCATCTCCCACATTTGTGCTGTCCTGGTATTCTACATTCCTATCATTAGCCTTACAATGGTGCACCGATTTGGCAAGCATCTCTCCCCAGTAGTCCACGTCCTTATGGGCAACATCTACATCCTTTTTCCACCTTTGATGAACCCTATCATCTACAGTGTCAAGATCCAACAGATTCGTAGCAGAATCCTCAGActcttttctctaaaaatatgCTGA